In Oceanobacillus sp. FSL K6-2867, one DNA window encodes the following:
- the uvrC gene encoding excinuclease ABC subunit UvrC yields the protein MNETIKGKLAILPSQPGCYLMKDKHGVIIYVGKSKMLKNRVRSYFRGANDQKTQRLVQEIEDIEYFVTSSEIEALILEMNLIKKYDPKYNVMLKDDKSYPYLKITSERHPRLLITRKVKKDKGKYFGPYPNVLAARETKKLLDRLYPLRKCNNPPGRPCLYYHMHQCRACSENPPTKEEYQSIVQEIASFLQGGYKDIKSAITAKMYEASEQLQFERAKELRDQIQHIEVVMEQQKMTMNDQVDRDIFGYSYDKGWMCIQVFFVRQGKLIERDVTIFPFFDDHEEAFISFIGRFYLHENHLKPKQILVPIGTQDELLRKLLEIEVHTPLRGRKKELVELAMKNAEIALEEKFLLIEQNEERTIQAVEKLGERLHIETPRRIEAFDNSNIQGADPVSAMIVFEDGKPNKKAYRKYKIRDVKGPDDYETMREVIRRRYTRVLKENLPLPDLVIVDGGKGQMSAALDVLENELGLDMPLAGLAKDDKHKTSELLYGDPPIIVPLERQSQEFYLVQRIQDEVHRFAITFHRQLRGKNLFQSELDKIPGVGEKRRKLLLTHFKSVNEIRNAKLTDITKLGIPSNIAETVIHHLNKED from the coding sequence ATGAATGAGACCATAAAGGGTAAATTAGCTATATTACCATCACAACCGGGCTGTTATTTGATGAAGGACAAGCATGGAGTCATTATTTATGTCGGTAAATCAAAGATGTTGAAAAATCGGGTTCGTTCTTATTTTAGAGGTGCAAATGACCAAAAAACACAGCGGCTAGTGCAAGAAATAGAAGACATTGAATACTTTGTAACTTCTTCTGAAATTGAAGCACTTATACTTGAGATGAATTTGATTAAAAAATATGACCCGAAATATAATGTGATGCTGAAGGACGATAAATCTTATCCATATTTGAAAATCACGTCGGAAAGACACCCGCGCTTGCTTATAACACGCAAAGTAAAAAAAGATAAGGGCAAGTATTTCGGGCCGTATCCAAATGTCTTGGCAGCGAGAGAAACAAAGAAACTACTTGATCGGCTTTATCCACTCAGGAAATGCAATAATCCACCAGGACGACCCTGTTTATATTATCATATGCATCAATGCAGAGCTTGCAGTGAAAATCCCCCTACAAAAGAGGAATATCAATCCATTGTTCAGGAAATTGCATCCTTTCTGCAGGGAGGATATAAAGATATTAAGTCTGCAATAACGGCAAAAATGTATGAAGCAAGTGAGCAGCTGCAATTTGAACGTGCGAAGGAACTGCGTGATCAAATTCAGCATATTGAAGTGGTAATGGAACAACAGAAAATGACGATGAATGATCAGGTCGATCGTGATATTTTTGGTTACAGTTATGATAAAGGCTGGATGTGTATTCAAGTGTTTTTCGTGAGACAAGGAAAGCTGATTGAAAGAGATGTAACGATTTTCCCGTTTTTTGATGACCATGAAGAAGCCTTCATCAGCTTTATTGGAAGATTTTATTTACATGAAAATCATTTAAAGCCAAAACAGATTTTAGTTCCAATCGGTACACAGGATGAACTGCTGCGGAAGTTACTCGAAATCGAAGTGCATACTCCGTTACGCGGAAGAAAAAAAGAGCTGGTTGAATTAGCAATGAAAAATGCTGAAATTGCTTTAGAAGAAAAATTTCTTTTAATTGAACAAAATGAAGAAAGAACGATTCAAGCAGTTGAGAAGCTTGGAGAACGACTTCATATTGAAACACCTCGTCGTATTGAAGCTTTCGATAATTCTAATATACAAGGGGCAGATCCGGTATCAGCGATGATTGTTTTTGAAGATGGAAAACCAAATAAAAAAGCATATCGCAAATATAAAATTAGAGATGTAAAAGGACCAGACGATTATGAAACCATGAGAGAGGTAATTCGAAGAAGATATACAAGAGTGCTAAAAGAAAATCTGCCATTACCAGACTTAGTGATTGTTGACGGAGGTAAGGGTCAGATGTCAGCTGCGTTAGATGTGTTAGAAAATGAGCTTGGTCTTGATATGCCGCTCGCAGGACTCGCTAAGGATGATAAACATAAAACAAGTGAGTTACTGTATGGAGACCCTCCAATTATCGTACCATTAGAACGCCAATCCCAGGAGTTTTATCTAGTTCAGCGCATTCAAGATGAAGTGCACCGATTTGCGATTACATTTCATCGCCAGCTTCGCGGAAAAAACCTTTTCCAATCAGAATTGGATAAAATACCAGGAGTTGGGGAAAAACGTCGAAAATTATTGCTGACGCATTTTAAATCGGTGAATGAAATTCGCAATGCTAAATTAACCGATATTACAAAACTTGGCATTCCGAGCAACATAGCAGAAACTGTGATTCATCACTTGAATAAAGAAGATTAA
- a CDS encoding AMP-binding protein, translating to MIPNRKWHEHYPNEIPTSLEYEKKALHVYLEESADMYKEKKALYFMGKELSYHELFIKSKQMANYLQSLGVRKGDKVAIMLPNCPQAVISYYGILMAGGTVVQTNPLYTERELEYQLNDSGTSVIICLDILLPRVTKVKGNTELKHTIVTGIKDYLPFPKNLIYPFIQKREYNMVVRVEQSADTHVWQLIMERTSTDYSEPKIDPMEDLALLQYTGGTTGHPKGVMLTHFNLTSNVEMCENWLYKTEKGSEIVMGVLPFFHVYGMTTVMNLSIKQGSKIILMPKFNALDVLKTIDKQKPSLFPGAPTIYVALLNHPDLYKYDLSSIKACISGSAPLPIEIQDQFEKITGGKLVEGYGLTESSPVTHANFVWENRVNGSIGVPWPDTDCKIFKMDSIDKEAEVGEVGEIAVKGPQIMKGYWNNEEETNNVLKDGWLFTGDLGYMNEEGYFYIVDRKKDMIIAGGYNIYPREVEEVLYEHEGIQEAVVAGIPDAYRGETVKAYIVLKQDYSITEEALNEYCRKHLAAYKVPRIYEFRKELPKTAVGKILRRKLIDEEAAKQTEKSVTTS from the coding sequence ATGATACCTAACCGAAAATGGCATGAACATTACCCGAACGAAATACCTACGTCACTGGAGTATGAGAAAAAAGCCTTGCATGTTTATTTGGAAGAAAGCGCTGATATGTACAAAGAAAAGAAAGCGCTTTATTTCATGGGGAAGGAGCTTTCTTACCACGAGCTGTTCATTAAATCCAAACAAATGGCAAACTACTTACAGTCCCTTGGAGTGAGAAAGGGGGATAAGGTGGCCATCATGCTGCCGAACTGTCCACAAGCGGTTATCAGCTATTATGGTATTCTGATGGCTGGTGGAACAGTTGTACAGACAAACCCACTTTATACAGAACGAGAATTGGAATATCAGTTAAATGATTCTGGCACTTCGGTAATTATTTGTTTGGATATTTTACTTCCACGCGTTACAAAAGTAAAAGGTAATACGGAATTAAAGCATACGATTGTTACGGGAATTAAAGATTACTTGCCATTTCCAAAAAATTTGATTTATCCGTTTATCCAAAAGCGGGAATATAATATGGTTGTTAGAGTCGAACAAAGTGCAGATACACATGTGTGGCAATTAATAATGGAGAGAACATCAACAGATTATTCCGAGCCTAAAATAGATCCTATGGAGGACCTGGCATTATTACAATATACAGGCGGTACGACCGGTCATCCAAAAGGTGTTATGCTCACTCACTTTAACCTGACCTCGAACGTTGAAATGTGTGAAAACTGGTTGTATAAAACGGAAAAGGGCAGTGAAATTGTGATGGGCGTACTCCCGTTCTTTCATGTATATGGTATGACGACCGTCATGAATCTCTCGATTAAACAAGGGTCAAAAATAATTCTTATGCCCAAATTCAATGCGCTGGACGTGCTTAAGACAATTGATAAGCAAAAGCCCAGCTTATTTCCAGGTGCTCCAACCATTTATGTTGCTTTATTGAACCATCCAGATTTGTATAAATATGATCTTTCATCAATTAAAGCATGTATTAGTGGATCAGCACCATTACCAATTGAGATACAGGATCAATTCGAAAAGATAACAGGCGGCAAACTAGTTGAAGGATATGGATTAACAGAATCATCTCCAGTAACCCATGCTAATTTTGTTTGGGAAAATCGTGTTAATGGCAGTATTGGTGTACCTTGGCCAGACACGGATTGTAAAATTTTTAAAATGGATTCGATTGATAAAGAAGCAGAAGTTGGGGAAGTGGGCGAGATTGCTGTAAAAGGTCCACAAATCATGAAAGGGTATTGGAATAACGAAGAAGAAACGAATAATGTTTTAAAAGATGGATGGTTATTTACGGGCGATTTAGGTTATATGAATGAGGAAGGCTACTTTTATATTGTAGACCGAAAAAAGGATATGATCATTGCAGGAGGATATAATATTTATCCGCGTGAAGTAGAAGAGGTTCTTTACGAACATGAAGGCATTCAGGAAGCAGTTGTCGCTGGTATCCCAGATGCATATCGCGGAGAAACGGTCAAGGCCTATATTGTCCTTAAACAAGACTACAGTATTACCGAAGAAGCGTTAAATGAATATTGCAGAAAACATCTCGCAGCATACAAAGTTCCGAGGATATATGAATTCCGTAAAGAACTTCCTAAGACTGCAGTTGGTAAGATATTAAGAAGGAAGTTAATAGACGAAGAGGCAGCCAAACAGACAGAAAAATCCGTAACAACAAGTTGA
- a CDS encoding DUF350 domain-containing protein, with protein MEGFWEHIIVVTAARYSVFVLCTLVFLAVFELVTSYKNWEEIKKGNLAVAMATGGKLFGIATIFRYSIEHNDSLLQSVGWGVYGFVLLLMGYLMFEFLTPIMKVDEEIRNGNKAVGFISMIISVGLAFVIGASIR; from the coding sequence ATGGAAGGATTTTGGGAACATATCATCGTAGTTACAGCAGCTCGCTACAGTGTATTTGTCTTATGCACACTTGTTTTTTTAGCAGTATTTGAGCTTGTAACATCCTATAAAAATTGGGAAGAAATAAAAAAAGGCAACCTTGCTGTTGCAATGGCAACGGGAGGAAAGCTGTTTGGGATTGCAACAATTTTTCGTTATTCCATTGAACACAATGATTCTCTGCTGCAATCTGTTGGATGGGGTGTATATGGCTTTGTTTTATTATTAATGGGTTACCTCATGTTCGAATTTCTTACTCCAATTATGAAAGTTGATGAAGAAATCCGGAATGGAAATAAAGCGGTTGGCTTCATTTCCATGATCATATCTGTTGGATTGGCATTTGTAATCGGAGCAAGTATCCGATAA
- the trxA gene encoding thioredoxin translates to MAIKHVSDQNFAEETSKGLVLVDFWAPWCGPCKMIAPVLEEIDGEMEEKVQIVKLDVDENQETAGKFGVMSIPTLLMFKDGNVVDQVVGFQPKEALADLINKHA, encoded by the coding sequence ATGGCAATTAAACATGTATCAGATCAAAATTTTGCAGAAGAAACTTCTAAGGGGTTAGTTTTAGTTGACTTTTGGGCACCTTGGTGTGGACCATGTAAAATGATCGCTCCAGTTCTGGAAGAAATCGATGGAGAAATGGAAGAAAAAGTTCAAATCGTTAAGTTGGATGTGGACGAAAACCAAGAAACAGCTGGCAAATTCGGTGTAATGAGTATCCCGACACTATTAATGTTCAAAGATGGTAATGTAGTGGACCAGGTAGTTGGTTTCCAACCAAAAGAAGCTTTAGCAGACTTAATTAACAAACACGCGTAA
- a CDS encoding enoyl-CoA hydratase: MINLTMIANEVKGNVAYLTIQSPPANALSRTLLKDLNNQLDRIEQENNVKAVVLKGEGRFFSAGADIKEFTGLQNTADYASLATNGQHVFSRMEQFSIPIIAAIHGAALGGGLELAMACHIRIVTANAKLGLPEVNLGIIPGFGGTQRLPRYVGASKAYEMILTGEPINGEQAAAWGLANSVVSEEALMSEAAKLAEKIAAKSKPAIQHIMHLVSVSKTEVFSKGEEEEANAFSQVFGNEDAKEGIQAFLEKRQANFKDK, from the coding sequence ATGATTAATTTGACAATGATTGCGAATGAAGTTAAAGGAAACGTAGCATATTTAACGATTCAAAGCCCGCCTGCAAATGCATTATCACGCACACTTCTAAAAGACTTAAATAATCAGCTTGATCGAATTGAACAAGAAAATAATGTAAAAGCAGTTGTTCTAAAAGGTGAAGGCAGATTCTTCTCCGCGGGTGCAGATATCAAGGAATTTACCGGTTTACAGAACACAGCAGATTATGCATCTCTTGCGACAAACGGTCAGCATGTCTTTAGTCGGATGGAACAGTTCTCTATACCGATTATTGCTGCTATTCATGGTGCTGCATTAGGCGGAGGATTGGAACTTGCAATGGCTTGCCATATCCGTATCGTCACAGCAAATGCGAAACTAGGTTTACCAGAAGTAAATCTTGGGATCATACCTGGTTTTGGGGGTACACAGCGATTGCCGAGGTATGTAGGTGCGTCGAAAGCTTATGAAATGATACTTACTGGTGAACCGATAAACGGAGAACAGGCAGCTGCATGGGGGCTTGCAAACAGTGTTGTTTCTGAAGAAGCTCTAATGAGCGAAGCTGCAAAACTCGCAGAGAAAATAGCAGCCAAAAGTAAACCAGCTATTCAACATATCATGCATCTTGTTTCTGTATCAAAAACAGAAGTGTTTTCCAAAGGTGAAGAAGAAGAAGCTAATGCCTTTTCACAAGTGTTTGGAAATGAGGATGCAAAAGAAGGCATTCAAGCATTTTTAGAAAAGCGTCAAGCGAATTTTAAAGATAAATAA
- a CDS encoding endonuclease MutS2, translating into MNERILRVLEFKKITESLSAHAATSLGKGLVSQLKPATDLNHVIELQDETDEATQIIRLNKAIPLGGITDIRSSLKRSAIGGVLSTEECLDIANTIYGGRQVKLFFDQLDLEEELPILEDLVEQITPLRELEMEIKNCIDDRGHVMDSASASLRSIRSSIRTFENRIRERLESYTRNNSNMLSDAIITIRNDRYVLPVKQEYRGTIGGIVHDQSSSGQTLFMEPKAIVDLNNQLHGAITKEKQEIDRILKGLSQSIAAEEYDLEQNVMLLGKIDFISARAKLGQEMKAVRPKMNDQGFIQMKQARHPLIPIDEVVANDVEIGKTYTSIVITGPNTGGKTVTLKMVGLCTLMAQSGLQVPALDGCELAVFKEVFADIGDEQSIEQNLSTFSSHMTNIVEIIKHVDNQSLVLFDELGSGTDPQEGAALAMAILDEVVSRNARVIATTHYPELKAYGYNRSNVVNASVEFNVETLQPTYRLLIGVPGRSNAFEISNRLGLNSNIIERAKGLIGVDSKSVETMIASLEKSHLDAERDYEKAHEVLLESEKLREDIEKEWKQLEQKKEELYKKAEEKAEKALTKAREEAERIVGEIRQMKTNVSLKEHEWIEAKKMLEDAQPHLAKKQTKHSDKKNAEQRELEPGDEIKLLTVNQKGEVLEKISENEFLVQVGIMKVKVKRHELQFLGTPKQTIEKPVATIKGSNYHVSTELDLRGERYEDALLKLEKYIDDVLLAGYPKAYIIHGKGTGALRKGVQEFVKRHPQIKNAQPGGSGEGGSGVTVLEF; encoded by the coding sequence ATGAACGAACGGATTCTCCGTGTACTAGAATTTAAAAAAATAACAGAAAGCCTGTCAGCACATGCAGCTACATCGTTAGGGAAGGGACTTGTATCACAGTTAAAGCCTGCAACAGATTTAAATCACGTTATCGAGCTGCAAGACGAAACAGACGAAGCGACCCAAATTATTCGCTTAAATAAAGCTATTCCATTAGGGGGGATTACAGATATTCGTTCCAGCTTGAAACGGAGTGCAATTGGTGGTGTGCTTTCAACAGAAGAATGTCTTGATATTGCTAATACCATTTATGGCGGAAGACAAGTAAAGCTGTTTTTCGATCAGCTGGATTTAGAAGAAGAATTGCCAATTCTTGAAGATTTAGTGGAGCAAATAACACCTCTTCGTGAACTGGAAATGGAAATAAAAAATTGTATTGATGACCGTGGTCATGTGATGGATAGCGCATCAGCAAGCCTGCGGAGTATTAGAAGCTCCATACGTACATTTGAGAATCGGATTCGGGAAAGATTAGAGAGCTACACAAGAAATAATAGCAATATGCTGTCTGATGCAATTATAACAATCCGAAATGACCGATACGTGCTTCCAGTTAAACAAGAATACCGAGGTACAATTGGCGGGATTGTTCATGATCAGTCATCCTCTGGGCAAACCTTGTTTATGGAGCCTAAAGCAATTGTAGACCTCAACAATCAATTACATGGTGCAATTACAAAAGAGAAGCAGGAAATAGACAGGATTTTAAAAGGATTAAGTCAATCGATTGCAGCGGAGGAATATGATTTAGAGCAAAATGTGATGTTGTTAGGCAAAATTGATTTCATTTCAGCACGAGCTAAATTGGGACAGGAAATGAAAGCAGTCAGACCCAAAATGAATGATCAAGGATTTATCCAGATGAAGCAAGCAAGGCATCCATTAATTCCCATTGATGAAGTAGTAGCAAATGATGTGGAGATTGGAAAAACGTATACCTCAATTGTCATTACAGGCCCAAACACGGGAGGGAAGACAGTTACATTGAAAATGGTTGGTCTTTGCACATTGATGGCTCAGTCCGGATTGCAAGTGCCTGCTTTAGATGGCTGTGAGCTTGCAGTGTTCAAAGAAGTGTTTGCTGATATTGGGGACGAACAGTCAATCGAACAAAATTTAAGTACATTTTCTTCCCACATGACAAATATTGTAGAAATCATCAAGCATGTAGATAATCAGTCACTCGTCCTTTTTGACGAACTTGGCTCCGGAACAGATCCACAAGAGGGTGCGGCATTAGCGATGGCTATTCTTGACGAGGTTGTTTCCCGAAATGCTCGGGTCATTGCAACCACTCATTATCCTGAACTGAAAGCATATGGATATAATCGCAGCAATGTTGTCAATGCATCGGTTGAATTCAATGTCGAAACCTTACAGCCAACCTATCGGTTACTGATTGGTGTTCCTGGTCGAAGTAATGCGTTTGAAATATCGAATCGATTAGGGTTGAACAGCAATATTATTGAACGGGCTAAAGGTCTGATTGGTGTTGATTCGAAGAGTGTTGAGACTATGATTGCTTCATTGGAAAAATCGCATCTGGATGCAGAGCGGGATTACGAAAAAGCACATGAAGTTTTACTCGAAAGCGAGAAATTACGTGAAGACATCGAAAAAGAATGGAAGCAATTAGAGCAAAAGAAAGAAGAATTATATAAAAAAGCTGAAGAGAAGGCAGAAAAGGCACTAACGAAAGCTCGAGAAGAAGCAGAGCGAATTGTTGGCGAGATTCGTCAAATGAAAACCAATGTATCACTAAAAGAACATGAGTGGATTGAAGCTAAGAAAATGCTTGAAGACGCCCAGCCGCATCTTGCGAAAAAACAAACGAAGCATTCTGATAAAAAGAATGCTGAGCAAAGAGAGCTTGAGCCCGGTGATGAAATTAAATTATTAACTGTAAATCAAAAAGGTGAAGTATTAGAAAAGATAAGCGAGAATGAATTTTTAGTACAGGTAGGAATCATGAAGGTTAAAGTGAAACGCCATGAACTGCAATTTCTCGGAACACCAAAGCAAACAATAGAAAAGCCAGTAGCAACTATTAAAGGATCTAATTACCATGTTAGTACAGAGCTGGATTTGCGTGGTGAGCGCTATGAGGATGCTTTGCTAAAATTAGAGAAATATATTGATGATGTTCTGTTGGCAGGCTATCCGAAGGCATATATTATTCATGGTAAAGGTACTGGTGCGTTAAGAAAAGGAGTACAGGAATTTGTAAAACGACACCCACAAATTAAGAATGCACAGCCTGGAGGAAGTGGTGAAGGCGGCAGTGGTGTAACCGTTCTTGAATTTTAA
- a CDS encoding electron transfer flavoprotein subunit alpha/FixB family protein, with protein MSDKYLVISETRDGELRHVSLEAVAAAKEINPDAEIVGVIVGDGNLENLAKELIYYGSDRVINVSHENLKTYTSEGYGQAIMAIVNEENPSGIIMGHTSIGKDLTPKLASKLETGLVSDAVGIEKDSDQPVFIRPIYSGKAFEKKIITNGITFVTIRPNNIAALEKDESRLGDIATKSVDIRDIRTIVKDVVRKASKGVDLSEANVIIAGGRGVKSADGFKPLYELADVLGGAVGASRGACDAEYCDYALQIGQTGKVVTPDLYIAVGISGAIQHLAGMSNSKVIVAINKDSEANIFNIADYGIVGDLFEVIPLLIEEFKKVK; from the coding sequence ATGAGTGATAAATATTTAGTAATAAGTGAGACGAGAGACGGTGAATTACGTCATGTATCATTAGAGGCGGTTGCAGCAGCAAAGGAAATTAATCCTGATGCAGAAATCGTTGGTGTAATTGTTGGAGATGGCAATTTAGAAAATTTGGCAAAAGAATTAATTTATTATGGTTCTGACCGAGTGATCAATGTTTCCCACGAGAATTTGAAAACGTATACATCTGAAGGCTATGGGCAAGCGATAATGGCTATTGTAAACGAAGAAAATCCATCCGGTATTATTATGGGTCATACATCTATTGGAAAGGATTTAACACCGAAGCTTGCGAGCAAGTTAGAGACAGGTCTTGTTTCAGATGCTGTCGGAATAGAAAAAGATAGCGATCAGCCTGTATTCATTCGACCAATTTATTCAGGAAAAGCTTTTGAAAAGAAAATCATTACAAATGGAATTACTTTCGTAACGATTCGTCCGAATAATATTGCGGCATTAGAAAAAGATGAATCACGCTTAGGAGATATCGCAACAAAAAGTGTTGATATTAGAGATATCCGAACCATTGTTAAAGATGTAGTTCGTAAGGCATCTAAAGGAGTTGATCTATCCGAGGCTAATGTGATTATTGCTGGTGGGCGGGGTGTAAAAAGCGCAGATGGATTCAAGCCATTATATGAGCTTGCTGACGTTTTAGGAGGAGCGGTTGGTGCATCACGTGGAGCGTGTGATGCGGAGTATTGTGACTATGCATTGCAAATCGGGCAGACTGGAAAAGTTGTAACACCAGACCTATATATAGCAGTTGGAATCTCAGGTGCTATTCAGCATTTAGCTGGGATGTCTAACTCCAAAGTAATTGTAGCAATTAACAAAGATTCAGAAGCAAATATCTTCAATATTGCTGACTATGGAATTGTTGGTGACTTGTTTGAGGTTATCCCATTACTGATTGAAGAATTTAAGAAAGTAAAATAA
- a CDS encoding electron transfer flavoprotein subunit beta/FixA family protein translates to MDIYVLLKKTFDTEEKISVSGGVIEDDGAEYIINPYDEYAVEEAITQRDAHGGEVTVVTVGDEDSEKQLRTALAMGADKAVLINTEEDLEEGDSFTTAKILEAYFEDKEADLILAGNVAIDEASGQVGPRLAELLGLPYVTTITKLDIKDKTVMIEKDVEGDVEVIETSLPLLVTCQQGLNEPRYPSLPGIMKAKKKPLEELEIDDLDLDDEDVEPKTKTIDIFLPSEKEAGRVLEGEVSDQVSELVSLLKNEKKVL, encoded by the coding sequence ATGGATATTTATGTGCTTTTAAAGAAAACTTTCGACACTGAAGAAAAAATTAGTGTATCAGGTGGAGTTATTGAAGATGATGGGGCCGAATACATTATTAATCCATATGATGAATATGCCGTTGAAGAGGCTATTACGCAGCGTGATGCACATGGAGGAGAAGTAACTGTTGTGACAGTTGGGGATGAAGACTCTGAAAAACAGTTGCGCACAGCCTTAGCAATGGGAGCAGATAAGGCAGTGCTGATTAATACAGAAGAAGATCTGGAGGAAGGGGATTCTTTTACAACTGCAAAAATTTTAGAAGCTTATTTTGAAGATAAAGAAGCAGATCTGATCTTAGCTGGAAATGTAGCAATTGATGAAGCAAGCGGCCAGGTGGGACCACGACTTGCGGAATTACTTGGACTTCCTTATGTAACGACCATTACTAAATTGGATATCAAAGATAAAACGGTTATGATAGAAAAAGATGTAGAGGGAGATGTAGAAGTAATTGAAACAAGCTTGCCTTTATTAGTCACTTGTCAGCAAGGTCTTAACGAGCCACGCTATCCATCACTTCCGGGGATTATGAAGGCAAAGAAAAAACCTTTGGAAGAGCTTGAAATTGATGACTTGGATTTAGATGATGAAGACGTGGAACCAAAAACGAAAACAATCGATATCTTTCTGCCGTCTGAAAAAGAAGCTGGAAGGGTATTAGAAGGCGAAGTATCAGATCAAGTCAGTGAATTGGTATCATTACTTAAAAACGAAAAGAAAGTGTTGTAA
- a CDS encoding TetR/AcrR family transcriptional regulator, with the protein MKNNKPKYNQIIEAAVKVIAENGYHGSQVSKIAKAAGVADGTIYLYFKNKEDVLVSVFEEKMGEFIERIEQSTNQEQNANDKLFTLIKMHFEQLSADYHLAIVTQLELRQSNYDLRIKINNVLKRYLTVLDNILKEGIEEQLFRNDLTIPLVRQMIFGTLDEIVTNWVMNEQRYDINKQVAAVHDLLMKGLSRD; encoded by the coding sequence ATGAAAAATAATAAACCGAAATATAACCAAATAATAGAAGCAGCAGTAAAAGTCATTGCTGAGAATGGCTATCATGGCTCACAGGTATCTAAAATTGCAAAGGCAGCCGGAGTTGCAGATGGCACAATCTATCTTTATTTTAAAAATAAAGAAGATGTCCTTGTATCTGTTTTTGAAGAGAAGATGGGTGAATTTATTGAACGGATTGAACAGTCAACCAATCAAGAACAGAACGCAAATGATAAATTATTTACATTGATAAAAATGCATTTTGAACAGCTTTCAGCTGATTATCATTTAGCCATTGTTACCCAGCTGGAATTAAGGCAATCCAATTATGATCTAAGGATTAAAATCAATAATGTTTTAAAGCGTTACTTAACGGTATTGGATAATATTCTTAAAGAAGGAATAGAAGAACAGCTGTTTCGCAATGATTTAACGATTCCTTTAGTAAGACAAATGATATTTGGTACTTTAGATGAAATCGTAACGAATTGGGTCATGAATGAGCAAAGATATGATATAAATAAACAAGTAGCAGCTGTTCATGATTTGCTAATGAAAGGGCTATCCAGAGATTGA